In Elusimicrobiota bacterium, the following are encoded in one genomic region:
- a CDS encoding LysR family transcriptional regulator: MDLYQLRYFLEVARELSFTRAARNLYVSPPAVSKSVALLEASLKRKLFTRSRRRVELTSEGELLKSKVEKIYDILEGVRLELTGEAREGPSRLKIGSREMITNYLLSPCLAAFRKKYPNTRFGLYELEPRQMAEALRKDLVDFAFYYHGDIADPALEIRKVGAVRSHVYAAKSLLPQGRPPRNLEELLSLPYIAPRYFQSDPTEPSIDGFPDHRALRNIQYEGEFLETHRRYVIDGLAAAVLPDFVIRREWKAGQVLRLEVGPRLGRDIYFIKRKTRPLPRAVEHFLGVLKKTLTLLESPR, encoded by the coding sequence ATGGACCTTTACCAGCTGCGCTATTTTCTCGAGGTAGCCCGCGAGCTTAGCTTCACCAGGGCCGCGCGCAACCTCTACGTGTCTCCTCCGGCGGTCAGCAAGAGCGTGGCTTTGCTCGAGGCTTCGCTTAAGCGCAAGCTCTTCACCAGGAGCCGAAGGCGCGTGGAGCTTACCTCGGAGGGGGAGCTTCTCAAGTCCAAGGTCGAGAAGATTTACGACATCCTGGAGGGAGTCCGCCTCGAGTTGACGGGAGAGGCAAGAGAGGGCCCCTCGCGCCTCAAGATCGGCAGCAGGGAAATGATCACGAACTACCTGTTATCGCCCTGCCTGGCCGCTTTCCGGAAGAAATATCCCAACACCCGCTTCGGGCTTTACGAGCTCGAGCCTCGGCAGATGGCCGAGGCTCTGAGGAAAGACCTGGTTGATTTCGCCTTTTATTATCATGGAGACATCGCCGATCCCGCCCTTGAGATCCGCAAGGTGGGTGCTGTGCGCTCCCATGTCTATGCCGCCAAATCTCTCTTGCCCCAAGGACGGCCGCCCCGGAATCTGGAGGAGCTGCTAAGCCTTCCTTATATAGCCCCGCGCTATTTTCAGTCCGATCCCACCGAGCCCAGCATCGATGGATTCCCGGACCATCGCGCTCTAAGGAACATCCAGTACGAGGGCGAGTTCCTGGAGACTCACCGTCGCTACGTGATCGACGGCCTGGCCGCGGCGGTCCTTCCCGATTTCGTGATTAGGCGGGAATGGAAGGCGGGCCAGGTTCTGCGCCTGGAGGTGGGGCCGAGGCTGGGGCGGGACATCTACTTCATCAAGAGAAAAACCCGACCCCTGCCCCGGGCCGTGGAGCACTTTCTGGGCGTCCTTAAAAAGACCCTGACACTTCTAGAGAGCCCCCGCTGA
- the msrA gene encoding peptide-methionine (S)-S-oxide reductase MsrA — MPLFKGLTLGLTLLWPGPAIPASSSDTSTELAAFAGGCFWCMEPPFEKIPGVISVISGYAGGSKANPAYEEVSAGGTGHAESVQVRFDPGKVRYRELLKVYWRNVDPTDGQGQFCDRGLQYRPAIFYLGQEQKALAEASAKEAARTLKSKTPLQVEIVPASAFYPAEKRHQDYYKRNPLRYKFYRRACGRDRRLGELWGKH; from the coding sequence ATGCCACTATTTAAGGGATTGACCCTCGGCCTAACCCTTCTCTGGCCTGGGCCGGCCATTCCCGCCAGTTCCTCCGATACCTCGACGGAGCTGGCCGCCTTCGCCGGAGGCTGCTTCTGGTGCATGGAGCCCCCCTTCGAGAAGATCCCCGGCGTGATTTCGGTCATCTCGGGCTACGCCGGCGGCAGCAAGGCAAACCCCGCGTACGAGGAAGTCTCCGCCGGCGGCACGGGCCACGCGGAAAGCGTGCAGGTGCGCTTCGACCCCGGAAAAGTGCGCTACCGGGAACTGCTCAAAGTCTACTGGCGCAACGTCGACCCCACGGACGGCCAGGGGCAGTTCTGCGACCGCGGCCTCCAGTACCGCCCCGCCATCTTCTACCTCGGCCAGGAGCAGAAGGCCCTGGCCGAGGCCTCCGCTAAGGAGGCCGCGCGAACCCTCAAGTCGAAGACCCCTCTCCAGGTGGAAATCGTCCCGGCCTCAGCCTTCTACCCCGCCGAGAAGCGCCACCAGGACTACTACAAGCGCAATCCCTTGCGCTATAAGTTCTACCGCCGCGCCTGCGGCCGCGACCGCCGCCTAGGCGAGCTGTGGGGCAAACATTAA
- the msrA gene encoding peptide-methionine (S)-S-oxide reductase MsrA gives MSPDQGLETATLAGGCFWGMEELLRRIPGVVSTKAGYTGGRRPNATYGMVSTGSSGHAEAVEVQFDPAKLSYEELLGYFFRMHDPTTANRQGNDVGTQYRSAIFYHSEEQKRAAEKAREKVNKSGKWSRPAATQIVPASEFWPAEEYHQKYLLKNPEGYTCHYLRD, from the coding sequence ATGAGCCCCGACCAGGGCCTCGAAACCGCCACCTTGGCCGGGGGCTGTTTTTGGGGCATGGAGGAGCTTCTGCGCCGAATTCCCGGAGTAGTTTCAACGAAAGCCGGCTACACCGGAGGCCGGCGCCCGAACGCCACTTACGGCATGGTGAGCACCGGGAGCTCTGGCCACGCCGAGGCCGTGGAGGTCCAGTTCGACCCGGCCAAACTCTCCTATGAGGAGCTGCTGGGCTATTTCTTCCGGATGCACGATCCCACCACGGCCAACCGCCAGGGAAACGACGTAGGCACGCAGTATCGCTCGGCGATCTTCTACCATTCCGAGGAACAGAAGCGAGCCGCTGAAAAGGCAAGAGAAAAAGTGAACAAGTCGGGAAAGTGGTCCCGCCCAGCGGCCACTCAAATCGTTCCCGCCTCGGAGTTCTGGCCCGCCGAGGAATATCACCAGAAATACCTGCTCAAGAACCCGGAGGGCTACACATGCCACTATTTAAGGGATTGA
- the msrB gene encoding peptide-methionine (R)-S-oxide reductase MsrB, giving the protein MKNYSKPPQEELKKRLTPLQYSVTQEEDTERPFKNEYWDNHKPGIYVDVVSGEPLFSSAEKFDSGTGWPSFIRPLVPENVVEKTERKLFIKRTEVRSKHGGSHLGHVFPDGPAPTGLRYCINSASLRFISADKLEAEGYGEFARFFKKP; this is encoded by the coding sequence ATGAAAAACTACTCAAAGCCTCCGCAGGAAGAGCTGAAAAAGAGGTTGACTCCTCTGCAGTACTCGGTGACCCAAGAGGAGGACACGGAGCGCCCGTTTAAGAACGAATATTGGGACAACCATAAGCCCGGAATATACGTGGACGTGGTCTCGGGAGAACCCCTTTTCTCCTCGGCCGAAAAGTTCGACTCGGGCACGGGCTGGCCGAGTTTTATCAGGCCCCTGGTGCCGGAAAACGTCGTGGAGAAGACGGAACGGAAGCTCTTCATTAAGCGCACGGAAGTCCGCTCTAAGCACGGGGGCTCCCACCTGGGCCATGTGTTTCCGGACGGGCCGGCCCCGACAGGTCTTCGCTACTGCATCAACTCGGCCTCCCTTAGATTTATCTCCGCCGACAAGCTCGAGGCCGAGGGCTACGGGGAGTTCGCGCGCTTCTTCAAAAAACCATGA
- a CDS encoding aminopeptidase P family protein — protein sequence MREIERRKADFDLSRLLKARERTLQAVAEIAGAMKAGMPEEDAYGIAKAVLAEMGAEKHWHRPWIRFGPNTTKLYGELSAPGCRLGPDDIFFVDIGPVWGGYEGDAGDTFTTGSNAEFFRCRDGARRIFDAVSKRWRQKSLAGRALYEFARKKADELGWALNLRANGHCLSDFPHALYYKGGLAEVSFAPSPHAWVLEIQIRHPSREFGAFYEDLLF from the coding sequence ATGCGCGAGATCGAGCGGCGGAAGGCGGATTTCGATTTGAGCAGGCTTCTTAAGGCCCGCGAGAGGACTCTGCAGGCCGTGGCTGAAATCGCCGGGGCCATGAAGGCGGGGATGCCGGAGGAGGATGCCTACGGGATCGCCAAGGCCGTTCTCGCGGAGATGGGCGCCGAGAAGCATTGGCACCGCCCCTGGATCCGCTTTGGGCCCAACACCACGAAACTTTACGGGGAATTGTCGGCTCCGGGATGCCGCCTGGGGCCAGACGACATCTTCTTCGTGGACATAGGTCCGGTTTGGGGCGGCTACGAGGGGGACGCAGGGGATACCTTCACGACCGGTTCAAATGCCGAGTTTTTCCGCTGTCGCGATGGAGCGCGCAGAATTTTCGACGCCGTGAGCAAGCGCTGGCGCCAGAAGAGCCTTGCTGGCCGGGCGCTTTACGAGTTCGCCCGAAAAAAAGCCGACGAGCTTGGCTGGGCCCTTAATTTGAGGGCCAACGGCCACTGCCTCTCGGATTTTCCGCATGCCTTGTACTACAAAGGGGGCCTTGCCGAGGTCTCCTTCGCCCCATCTCCCCATGCCTGGGTCCTGGAGATACAAATCCGCCATCCCTCCCGTGAATTCGGCGCTTTTTACGAGGATCTGCTGTTTTAA
- a CDS encoding BrnT family toxin, with translation MEIPLKSEDEARVLFVGRIGGKHWSAISTYRGARVRIISVRRSRDQERELYES, from the coding sequence TTGGAAATCCCGCTCAAATCCGAGGACGAGGCTCGAGTGCTTTTTGTAGGCAGAATCGGAGGCAAACATTGGTCGGCTATCAGCACATATCGGGGCGCACGCGTGCGCATCATTTCCGTGAGGCGATCTCGAGATCAGGAGAGGGAACTGTATGAAAGCTAA
- a CDS encoding CopG family transcriptional regulator: protein MKAKKLDKLFDLGGDVSKYLDLVRAKRVNEAPKRVNVDFPAWMIHPLDKEASRLGVTRQSIIKVWISERLGNRA, encoded by the coding sequence ATGAAAGCTAAAAAACTAGACAAGTTGTTTGACTTGGGGGGCGACGTCTCGAAGTATCTTGATCTGGTGCGCGCTAAAAGGGTCAATGAGGCGCCCAAACGCGTGAATGTGGATTTCCCGGCCTGGATGATCCATCCCTTGGACAAGGAGGCCAGCCGATTGGGTGTTACCAGACAGTCCATCATCAAGGTATGGATTTCCGAGCGTTTGGGCAATAGGGCCTGA